Below is a window of Rubinisphaera margarita DNA.
GCGGTTGTTTATCTCCCGCAGGAAGGCCGCGGCATCGGGCTGAACGCCAAACTGCAGGCCTATCAGCTGCAGGACCAGGGATACGACACGGTCGAAGCCAATGTCCAGCTCGGCTACAAGCCAGACCTTCGCGACTTCATGGTCGGCCTGCAGATTCTGAAAGACTTGGGACTGAAGAAGATCCGTCTGCTGACGAATAACCCGAAGAAGACCGAATCGTTCCAGAAGTGGGTCGATCTGGTCGTCGTCGAACAGCTGCCGATTATCGCCCCGCCGGACGAGAACCGCGCCAAATACCTGGCAACCAAACGCGACAAAATGGGACACCGACTTCCACTGCAGTAGACCGGCAGTGACGTGTAAGCGAAGGCGGGGTTTCGTCTCGACGCACCGTGCCTCCCGTAACGGCAAGAGAGCCTCAACCAGGGTTGACTGGCGAAGACTGCGCTCTGATTTACTTCATCAAACCGCATTGACGCAGCAGGGCTGTCGGGTCTGGCTCGCGGCCGCGGAAGTCGCGGTAGATGTCCATCGGATGTCGGCTGCCCCCCTCAGAGAGGATCGTATCTCGGAAGCGCCGGCCGACTTCGGTAATGGCGTCGTCGTTGTCGAGCCCGGCTTCTTCAAACGCCGCAAACGCATCGGCAGACAGGACTTCCGCCCACTTGTAGCTGTAGTAGCCGGCCGCGTATCCGCCAGAGAAGATGTGCTGGAAGGAGCAGAGCATTCGGTCTTCGGGCAGCATCGGCATGATTGACGTCTTGTCCATCACCCGTTTCTGCACGTCGAAGATCGAGTTGTAGCCCTGCGGATCGAACTCGGTGTGCAGCAGCATGTCGGTCATGCCGAAGGTCAACTGCCGTAGAGTGTTCGAGCCGGCCCGGAAATGACGGGCTTTCACAATCTTGTTGAAGAGATCATCCGGCAGCGGTTCTCCGGTTTCCACATGTGCGGTCATGCCGATCAGCGTTGGCTTGTGATAGCACCAGTTTTCCATGAACTGGCTGGGGAGTTCGACGGCATCCCATTCGACGCCATTAATGCCGGCGACATCCGGTTCGTTGACGGTTGTCAGCATGTGCTGCAGGCCGTGGCCAAACTCGTGAAACAGCGTCTCGACTTCCCGGAAGGTCATCAGCGAGGGCTGATCGCCGATCGGAGGCGTGCAGTTACAGACCAGATGAGCGACCGGAACCTGCAGTCCGTCCTGGAGATGCCGCCGATTCAGGCAGACGTCCATCCACGCGCCGCCCCGCTTGTTCTCGGGTCGCGAGTACGGATCGTAGAAGAACCCGGCGATCGGCTCGTCGTTCTTGAAGACGGTGAAAAACCGGACGTCTTTATTCCAGAACGCGACATCCCCTTCGGTCTGACGGATCTGCACGTCGAAGAGCCGTTCGATCAACTGAAACAACCCATTGAGCACCCGCTCGTGCTGGAAATACTCACGGAGCGTTTCTTCGGTCACTTCGTACCGTTTCTCGCGGAGTCGTTCGGCCCAGAAGGCGATGTCCCAATGCTTGAGATCGCCGACGACGCCCTCGGCGTCTGCCATGACCTGCAGTTCGGAAAGGTCTTCTTTGGCCGGTTCAATTGAGTGCGTTCGCAGTGTTTCGAACATCTCGTTGACGGCACCGACGTTCTCGGCCATTTTCTCGGCGAGGCTGACTTCGGCGTAGTTCTCATAGCCGAGCAACCGGGCCTGTTCGCGACGCAGTTCGAGAATGCGATTGCAGAGTTGTGTGTTATCGAAGGAGCCGGACGAGGCCCGCGAAATATAAGCGAGATAGGTTTCCTTACGCAGTTCCGGATTGCGGCAGTGCTGCCAGAACGGCTGGACGATGGGAACTTCGAGTGTGATCCGCCACGGGCCGCTCTCGGCGGTGGACGCGGGATCTTCGGCTCCACGTGCCGCGTTGTGGGCCTGACTCGTCAGCTTCTTGAGGCTGGCCGGCCAACCTTCGGCATCTTTCGGATCGGTGACCGTGAGGTGATAGGCCTTAGTCGCATCGAGCACGTTGTTGGAGAACTTGTTAGACAACTGAGACAACTCGTGCGTCATCTCGTTGAAGCGTTCCTTCTGGTCAGCCGGCAGGGCGACACCGGAAAGCTCCGCGGAGAGGAGTCGCTGTTCAATGATTCGCTGACGGGTCGAACCGAGAGACTCCCAGTCCGCGGACTCGCGAATCGCCTTGAGTTCCCGATAGACCGGTTCACTCTGACTGACACGAATCCCGAACTTCACGACGTCCGGCAGGACCTTTTCGTAAGCCTCCCTCAGCTCGGGCGAGTTGTTCACACTGTTGAAGTGTCCGACCGGCTTCCAGGTCTGTTCGAAGAGACGGTCGATTCTGTGCAGCGGCCCAAACAGATCGTCCCAGCCGGGATGTTCGAGGGCTTCGACCTGATCGAAAAGTGCCGAGGCCTGTTCCAGCATGGCCTTCACGGCTGGTTCGACATGTTCGGCTCGAATATCGCTGTATCGCGGGAGGCCGGCAGCCTGCATCAGTGGATTTTCGGAGACCTGTTCCATCGTCGTTATCCTTCCCGATCAGCCATTCCGGCCGACCTCCATACCTTCAATTCGTTGTTCCGTCGTTCGATTCTTCGAGTGTGATGACTTCCGGACTTGCAGACAAGAGAGGGCTCAACTGCGAGTTTAAGAAGAAATCTGAATATGTTTTCGCTATTATTTAAGGAAATCTGCTTTCGGGAGCTCCGCGATCGAATAAGCTGCAGTTGATACACCCCTCATTTTTGTGCCCGCCCTCGGCCCGGTACTGTACCCAAAGGACGTCCTATGGCCCGCCTTCTCCCCCTTCTGCTGTCCGCCGCGTTTCTACTTCCACTGTTCGCTGGAACATCCCTGAAGGCTCAGCCAGCCGCTGAAGCTGATGCCGACGCCGGTGTGATCGTCGACTCGTCGATGCTGAAATTGCCGGAATTCGATCCTCAGGCTCCTCCCGAGGAAACCCTGAAGACTGTCGAAGGCCTCTGGCAGACCCGCATCGATGTCGAAACCCCAACTGAGGCCAACCTGCTGAAGGTGCGGGTGCTGGAACACATCATTAAAGGCGCCGAAGCGATTGTCGGCAACGACAAGGCGGAGGAAGAAGTTGCCCTGAAAGCGGTTCAGAACAAGATGGAAGCACTGGGCGTTCTCGCTCAGGCAGGGGATCCGGCGGCCACGCAGAAAGCCATCGCCATGGCTCGGGATCTGGCCGAAGACAAACGGCCGCTGCTGGCTCGTGAAGGTAAGCTCATCCTGCTCTCCAGCCGTCTGGCCGAACTGCAGACCATGGATGCCAAAGGACGACTCGCGTTTGTCGATGATCTGATGGGGCTGCTGAAGACCGCCAAGATCTCCGGCCGCGAAGTTCAAATTGCTTCGATCACCGCGGATATCCTCGAACAGCTCGGCGATCTCGAAGCGGCCCGGTCGCTCTACACCCAACTGGCTGAAGAAGCCGCGAAAGCCGATTCGCCGGAAACACGCGCTCGAGCCGAAGAGTTTGGGGGAGCCGCCCGTCGTCTGAGCCTTCCGGGTTCGGAAATCAAGATTTCTGGCGAGACGCTTGCCGGCGAGAAGTTCGATATCAAGAATCACCGCGGGAAAGTCGTGCTCGTCCAGTTCTGGGCGAGCTGGTGTGGGTACTGTCTGCAGGAGATGCCGAACATCAAGCAGATGTACAACACCTATCACGAAGACGGTTTTGAGGTGATCGGAGTCAATCTCGATGAATCGGCTGAACGTGCCTCAGCCATCGTGAGTGATATGAAACTTCCCTGGCCGAGTCTCTTCAGTAGCGACCCGACCGAACAGGGAATGGAAAACCCCAACGCCACGTTTTATGGCATCGCCAGCATCCCGCAGTGCATTCTCGTCGATCGGGAAGGCAAAGTGGTGACGCTGAATGCTCGTGGCGAAGAGCTGACCCGGCAGCTGGAACGTCTCTTCCTCGAGAACGCTCCGAAAACTCCGGAAACCACGGAAACGACTCCGTCTGATCCCGCTCCGTAGGTCGCTGTGCGGGTCCAGACGATTCCAGGGGGGAGCTTTCCAGGCTCCCCGTTTCACGACCATGTCCAGCTGCAGGTGAGGTCATGATGTGCTCGGATCGCTGTGCTTCGATCATCCTTCGATCATTGGTGCTGTTTTTTCTGACATTCGGTTCGATCGTCCACGCCGACGAACCCGCTGAACCCCAGCCGGAACAGCAGGGACCTTTCCCGCAACGATTTGACGCTCCTTCTCTCGAAGGAGGAAAAGGCTGGCTGAACACATCCGAGCCGCTGAACTGGGACGATCTCAAGGGCAAGGTCGTTCTGCTCGACTTCTGGACCTACTGCTGCATCAACTGCATTCACGTGCTGCCGGATCTGGAGTTCCTGGAAGAGAAATACGCCAACGAACTGGTCGTGATCGGCGTCCATTCGGCCAAGTTCGAGAACGAACAGGACACCGAAGCGATCCGGTCCGCCATCCAGCGGTACGAGATCAAGCACCCGGTGATCAACGACGCGGAGATGAAGATCTGGCGATCGTTCGGTTCGCGCAGCTGGCCGACGCTGGTCATTGTCGATCCGGAAGGCAAGTACATTGGATATGTTTCCGGCGAAGGGAATCGTGAAGTTCTCGACAACGTGATCGCCAAGCTCGTCGAATATCATCGCGAGAAGGGAACCCTGAACGAGAAGCCGCTGAAGTTTGATCTGGAACTGGCCAAAGTGCCGGAGACGCCGATCGAGTTTCCCGGCAAGATCCTCGCCGATCCTGAAAACAACTGGCTGTTCGTTTCGGACAGCAACCACAACCGGATCCTTGTGGGAAAGCTCGACGGTACCATCACCGATGTCGTCGGCAATGGCGAAGTCGGCCTGCAGGACGGCGACTACGCGACGGCCATGTTCGATCATCCGCAGGGAATGGAGCTGGTCGGGACGAAGCTGTATGTCGCCGATACCGAGAACCACGCGATCCGTGTCATCGATCTGGAGAAGAAGCAGGTCTCGACGCTGGCTGGAAATGGGAAGCAGGCCAGTTTTCGTTCGCCGGGCGGCAAGCTCTCGGAAGTCGCGTTGAACAGCCCCTGGGCGCTGACAGAACTGAACGGCATCCTCTATGTCGCGATGGCGGGTCCGCATCAGTTGTGGAAGCACGATCTCGGCTCGCCCACGATCGAAGTCTTCGCCGGCAGTGGACGGGAGGATATCGTCGACGGGTCGCTGACGAAGTCCGCTCTGGCCCAGCCATCGGGAATTACGACCGATGGAACGTCGCTGTTCTTTGTGGACAGTGAAGGCTCAGCGGTGCGCAAGGTCGACCTGGAAGGCCAGAAAGTCACCACGCTGGCGGGGCCCCGTGATTTGCCTCGCGGGCGGTCGCTGTTCGAATTCGGCGATATCGACAAGCCAGGTGAAGACGCCCGCTTTCAGCATCCGATTGGCCTGGTCTATCACAAGCAGAAGCTGTACATCGCTGACAGCTACAATCACAAGATTCGGACCGTCGATCTCGAAACTGGCGAAGTGTCGACGTTCCTAGGTACCGGCCAGGCAGGTCGCGAACTCGGAGCGATGCCGCAACTATCGGAGCCGTCTGGATTGTCCGTGGCCAACGACACGCTCTACATCGCCGATACAAACAATCACCGCATTCTCACGGTGAACCTCAAGACCCGCGAGGTCCGCGAGCTGAATCTCACTAGCATCAGCGACACGGGCAAGTGAGTTTTTGGCGGGTGATGTCGCTTCCGATGGCATCAATCAGCGCGGATC
It encodes the following:
- a CDS encoding TlpA disulfide reductase family protein, with protein sequence MARLLPLLLSAAFLLPLFAGTSLKAQPAAEADADAGVIVDSSMLKLPEFDPQAPPEETLKTVEGLWQTRIDVETPTEANLLKVRVLEHIIKGAEAIVGNDKAEEEVALKAVQNKMEALGVLAQAGDPAATQKAIAMARDLAEDKRPLLAREGKLILLSSRLAELQTMDAKGRLAFVDDLMGLLKTAKISGREVQIASITADILEQLGDLEAARSLYTQLAEEAAKADSPETRARAEEFGGAARRLSLPGSEIKISGETLAGEKFDIKNHRGKVVLVQFWASWCGYCLQEMPNIKQMYNTYHEDGFEVIGVNLDESAERASAIVSDMKLPWPSLFSSDPTEQGMENPNATFYGIASIPQCILVDREGKVVTLNARGEELTRQLERLFLENAPKTPETTETTPSDPAP
- a CDS encoding thioredoxin-like domain-containing protein, coding for MMCSDRCASIILRSLVLFFLTFGSIVHADEPAEPQPEQQGPFPQRFDAPSLEGGKGWLNTSEPLNWDDLKGKVVLLDFWTYCCINCIHVLPDLEFLEEKYANELVVIGVHSAKFENEQDTEAIRSAIQRYEIKHPVINDAEMKIWRSFGSRSWPTLVIVDPEGKYIGYVSGEGNREVLDNVIAKLVEYHREKGTLNEKPLKFDLELAKVPETPIEFPGKILADPENNWLFVSDSNHNRILVGKLDGTITDVVGNGEVGLQDGDYATAMFDHPQGMELVGTKLYVADTENHAIRVIDLEKKQVSTLAGNGKQASFRSPGGKLSEVALNSPWALTELNGILYVAMAGPHQLWKHDLGSPTIEVFAGSGREDIVDGSLTKSALAQPSGITTDGTSLFFVDSEGSAVRKVDLEGQKVTTLAGPRDLPRGRSLFEFGDIDKPGEDARFQHPIGLVYHKQKLYIADSYNHKIRTVDLETGEVSTFLGTGQAGRELGAMPQLSEPSGLSVANDTLYIADTNNHRILTVNLKTREVRELNLTSISDTGK
- a CDS encoding M3 family metallopeptidase, whose product is MEQVSENPLMQAAGLPRYSDIRAEHVEPAVKAMLEQASALFDQVEALEHPGWDDLFGPLHRIDRLFEQTWKPVGHFNSVNNSPELREAYEKVLPDVVKFGIRVSQSEPVYRELKAIRESADWESLGSTRQRIIEQRLLSAELSGVALPADQKERFNEMTHELSQLSNKFSNNVLDATKAYHLTVTDPKDAEGWPASLKKLTSQAHNAARGAEDPASTAESGPWRITLEVPIVQPFWQHCRNPELRKETYLAYISRASSGSFDNTQLCNRILELRREQARLLGYENYAEVSLAEKMAENVGAVNEMFETLRTHSIEPAKEDLSELQVMADAEGVVGDLKHWDIAFWAERLREKRYEVTEETLREYFQHERVLNGLFQLIERLFDVQIRQTEGDVAFWNKDVRFFTVFKNDEPIAGFFYDPYSRPENKRGGAWMDVCLNRRHLQDGLQVPVAHLVCNCTPPIGDQPSLMTFREVETLFHEFGHGLQHMLTTVNEPDVAGINGVEWDAVELPSQFMENWCYHKPTLIGMTAHVETGEPLPDDLFNKIVKARHFRAGSNTLRQLTFGMTDMLLHTEFDPQGYNSIFDVQKRVMDKTSIMPMLPEDRMLCSFQHIFSGGYAAGYYSYKWAEVLSADAFAAFEEAGLDNDDAITEVGRRFRDTILSEGGSRHPMDIYRDFRGREPDPTALLRQCGLMK